In a genomic window of Leifsonia xyli subsp. cynodontis DSM 46306:
- the rsmI gene encoding 16S rRNA (cytidine(1402)-2'-O)-methyltransferase, translating to MIILAATPIGNLGDASARLVQTLAAATVVAAEDTRVAQRLLAGLGVTGRPRLLPLHEHNERDRAAELVVLARDRDIVVLSDAGMPTVSDPGFALVSAAVAAGVAVTALPGPSAVLTALTVSGLPTDRFAFEGFPPRKPGERAAAFRALAAEPRTMVFFESPNRLAASLTGMAAGFGADRRAAVCRELTKLYEEVRRGTLGELAEWAHEGVRGEIAVVVAGAPARQADPETALAQVLALVAAGMRLKDAAAEVAEATGLSRRDLYQAALARKP from the coding sequence ATGATCATCCTCGCGGCGACCCCGATCGGCAATCTCGGCGACGCTTCGGCCCGCCTGGTCCAAACCCTCGCTGCCGCTACCGTCGTCGCCGCCGAGGACACCCGCGTCGCCCAGCGGCTCCTCGCCGGGCTCGGCGTCACGGGCCGTCCGCGTCTTCTCCCGCTTCACGAGCACAACGAGCGCGACCGGGCCGCCGAGTTGGTCGTGCTGGCGCGGGATCGGGACATCGTCGTCCTCTCCGACGCGGGGATGCCGACCGTCTCCGACCCCGGTTTCGCGCTCGTCTCCGCCGCTGTGGCGGCGGGCGTCGCCGTGACCGCCCTTCCCGGCCCCTCCGCTGTGCTGACCGCGCTCACCGTCTCCGGGTTGCCGACCGACCGCTTCGCCTTCGAGGGCTTCCCGCCGCGGAAGCCGGGGGAGCGGGCCGCCGCCTTTCGAGCGCTGGCGGCCGAACCGCGGACCATGGTGTTCTTCGAGTCGCCCAACCGGCTCGCCGCTTCTCTCACCGGCATGGCGGCCGGCTTCGGCGCCGACCGGCGTGCGGCCGTCTGCCGCGAGCTGACGAAACTCTACGAAGAGGTGCGTCGGGGCACGCTCGGCGAGCTGGCGGAATGGGCGCACGAGGGGGTCCGTGGCGAGATCGCGGTGGTCGTCGCCGGGGCGCCCGCCCGTCAGGCGGACCCGGAGACCGCGCTCGCACAGGTGCTCGCCCTGGTCGCCGCCGGGATGCGCCTCAAAGACGCCGCCGCCGAGGTGGCCGAGGCCACCGGCCTCAGTCGTCGCGACCTCTACCAGGCTGCCCTTGCCCGCAAGCCTTGA
- a CDS encoding dolichyl-phosphate-mannose--protein mannosyltransferase: MTSPSPVDAASAAPSGAAHRAAERTGSRLDDWGARMLRTPARLRVWHWGAPAAVTLLAAALRLWNLGWPHTLVFDETFYVKDAWTLWRLGYEGSWPEKADSSFAAGDVNVFSSSPSFVAHPPLGKWIIGLGMAATGAGNSFGWRVSMAIVGVLAVLVVFLIARKLFASTTIATIAGFLFAIDGHAIVMSRVALLDSSVMLLALLAFGCVLLDRDAHATRLAAREAGKDPAWGPVHWWRPWLIAAGVLTGLCAGVKWTGFYFLAFFAVYTLVVDIVARRRERLAFSASGGLLKQAPATFALMVPIAFASYLATWTGWLVTSGGYYRGWAQSVRAQWADGLSWVPLWFQNFWHYQTQMYTYSINLHTPHPYQSDPLTWTLMIRPTSMYYVGDPQGRGGCTAPGGCSEAITSLGNPLIWWAATAALLYLAYRLVRYPEWRIGLILTGFAAGYVPWLIYINRTIFTFYSIAFEPYLILGLAAVAALVIGKRTDPERRRRRGIAWTAAFLVAATAISVFFWPLWTGQQVPFWFWQMHMWLPSWV, encoded by the coding sequence ATGACCTCGCCTTCGCCCGTCGACGCCGCGTCGGCCGCGCCCTCGGGTGCCGCGCATCGCGCCGCCGAGCGCACCGGCAGCCGCCTGGACGACTGGGGGGCGCGCATGCTGCGCACGCCAGCCCGGCTGCGCGTCTGGCACTGGGGCGCGCCGGCCGCGGTGACGCTGCTCGCCGCCGCGCTGCGGCTGTGGAACCTGGGCTGGCCCCACACGCTCGTGTTCGACGAGACCTTCTATGTGAAGGATGCGTGGACGCTGTGGCGCCTCGGCTACGAGGGCAGCTGGCCGGAGAAAGCGGACTCGTCGTTCGCCGCGGGCGATGTGAATGTGTTCAGCTCGAGTCCGTCGTTCGTCGCTCATCCCCCGCTCGGGAAGTGGATCATCGGGCTCGGGATGGCCGCGACCGGCGCCGGGAACTCGTTCGGCTGGCGGGTGTCGATGGCTATCGTCGGCGTCCTGGCCGTGCTGGTCGTGTTCCTGATCGCGCGGAAGCTGTTCGCGTCGACCACCATAGCGACCATCGCCGGGTTCCTGTTCGCGATCGACGGGCACGCGATCGTGATGAGCCGGGTCGCCCTGCTGGACAGCTCCGTGATGCTTCTCGCGCTGCTCGCGTTCGGCTGTGTGCTCCTCGACCGCGACGCGCACGCGACGCGGCTGGCCGCGCGGGAGGCGGGGAAGGACCCGGCCTGGGGACCGGTACACTGGTGGCGGCCGTGGCTGATCGCGGCCGGTGTCCTGACCGGGCTGTGCGCGGGTGTGAAGTGGACGGGCTTCTACTTCCTCGCGTTCTTCGCCGTGTACACGCTGGTGGTGGACATCGTGGCGCGCCGCCGCGAGAGGCTCGCGTTCTCCGCGTCGGGCGGCCTCCTCAAGCAGGCACCGGCGACGTTCGCGCTCATGGTGCCGATCGCATTCGCCTCCTACCTCGCCACGTGGACGGGCTGGCTGGTCACGAGCGGCGGCTACTATCGCGGCTGGGCGCAGTCGGTGCGTGCGCAGTGGGCGGACGGGCTCTCCTGGGTTCCGCTGTGGTTCCAGAACTTCTGGCACTACCAGACGCAGATGTACACCTACAGCATCAACCTGCACACACCGCATCCCTACCAGTCGGACCCGCTGACGTGGACGCTCATGATCCGCCCGACGAGCATGTACTACGTCGGCGACCCGCAGGGTCGGGGAGGCTGCACGGCCCCGGGCGGCTGCTCCGAGGCGATCACCTCGCTCGGCAACCCGCTGATCTGGTGGGCGGCGACCGCGGCGCTGCTCTACCTGGCCTACCGCCTGGTCCGGTATCCCGAGTGGCGGATCGGGTTGATCCTGACCGGCTTCGCGGCCGGCTACGTGCCGTGGCTGATCTACATCAACCGCACGATCTTCACCTTCTACTCGATCGCGTTCGAACCGTATCTGATCCTCGGGCTGGCGGCCGTGGCAGCCCTGGTGATCGGGAAACGCACAGACCCAGAGCGTCGGCGCCGACGCGGGATCGCGTGGACGGCCGCGTTTCTCGTGGCCGCGACAGCGATCAGCGTCTTCTTCTGGCCGCTCTGGACCGGGCAGCAGGTGCCTTTCTGGTTCTGGCAGATGCACATGTGGCTGCCGAGCTGGGTCTGA
- the nusA gene encoding transcription termination factor NusA → MDIDLSVLRLMEREKEIPFEELVQIIEQAILTAYLKHTNQADHRHGHGEPPVARVHLDRKTGHVTVYVPERDEEGNVIGEAEDSPSDFGRIAAFAAKQVINQRLRDLADDAVLGEFRGREGDIVAGVIQQGPNPRMVHIDLGSVEAILPPEEQVPGEEYPHGSRIRVYVTSVAKGMKGPSITVSRTHPALVRKLFALEVPEIASGVVEIVSLAREAGHRTKIAVRATEPGVNAKGACIGELGQRVRAVTAELNSEKIDIVDYSPDLATFVSSALSPAKVTSAFVIDESLKAVRALVPDYQLSLAIGKEGQNARLAAKLTGAKIDIQPDSILDRE, encoded by the coding sequence ATGGACATCGACCTCAGCGTCCTGCGTCTGATGGAGCGCGAGAAGGAGATCCCGTTCGAGGAGCTGGTGCAGATCATCGAACAGGCCATTCTGACCGCTTATCTGAAGCACACCAACCAGGCCGACCACCGCCATGGCCACGGCGAGCCGCCGGTCGCACGGGTCCACCTGGACCGCAAGACGGGCCATGTGACCGTCTACGTCCCCGAGCGGGACGAGGAGGGCAATGTCATCGGCGAGGCCGAGGACAGCCCGAGCGACTTCGGCCGCATCGCCGCGTTCGCGGCCAAACAAGTGATCAACCAGCGGCTGCGCGACCTCGCGGACGACGCAGTCCTCGGTGAGTTCCGCGGGCGGGAGGGCGACATCGTCGCCGGGGTGATCCAGCAGGGCCCCAACCCGCGGATGGTCCATATCGACCTCGGCAGCGTGGAGGCCATCCTGCCGCCGGAGGAGCAGGTGCCCGGCGAGGAGTACCCGCACGGCTCCCGCATCCGCGTGTACGTCACGAGTGTCGCCAAGGGCATGAAGGGTCCGTCGATCACCGTCTCGCGCACGCATCCGGCGCTGGTCAGGAAGCTGTTCGCCCTCGAGGTGCCGGAGATCGCCAGCGGCGTGGTGGAGATCGTCTCGCTCGCCCGCGAGGCCGGGCATCGCACCAAGATCGCCGTCCGGGCGACGGAGCCCGGCGTGAACGCCAAGGGCGCGTGCATCGGCGAGCTCGGGCAGCGCGTTCGCGCGGTCACGGCCGAGCTCAACAGCGAAAAGATCGACATCGTCGACTACTCGCCCGACCTCGCGACCTTCGTCTCGAGCGCACTCTCTCCGGCGAAGGTGACGAGCGCGTTCGTGATCGACGAGAGCCTCAAGGCTGTGCGTGCGCTGGTGCCGGACTACCAGCTGTCGCTCGCGATCGGCAAAGAAGGGCAGAACGCCCGCCTCGCCGCCAAGCTGACAGGGGCGAAGATCGACATCCAGCCGGATTCGATCCTGGATCGGGAGTGA
- a CDS encoding YlxR family protein, which translates to MESVRTCVGCRSRAPRLSLLRVVVRNSELVVDPSAALPGRGAWLHPVDGCLDLALKRRAFGRALRVDGTLDPTALRAYYENRLKNQ; encoded by the coding sequence ATGGAATCTGTCAGAACGTGCGTCGGATGCCGTTCTCGCGCTCCGCGGCTTTCTCTTCTGAGAGTCGTCGTCCGGAATTCGGAACTGGTGGTGGATCCGTCCGCTGCTCTCCCCGGTCGTGGCGCGTGGCTGCATCCGGTCGACGGGTGTCTTGACCTCGCCCTCAAGCGCCGTGCCTTCGGGCGTGCGCTGCGGGTGGACGGGACGCTCGACCCGACGGCCCTCCGGGCCTACTACGAGAACAGGCTGAAGAATCAGTGA
- a CDS encoding FAD-binding and (Fe-S)-binding domain-containing protein produces MGYGVNAFLDVETPVDILTRLLIGSEGTLGFVAEATFRTVPLLPATTALAVFPMLREATAALPALVGTGLATIELIDATSLRLAQRAADAPAALAALPVDQHAAFLIEFLGADAAEAERQRVAAADVLGALDLATPLRFTTDAGERAALWHIRKGLYTTVAEARPAGTTALLEDIVVPVPALLGTCAGLAELFEKHGYEDSVIFGHAKDGNIHFMLGERLGDPEGVRRYREFTDEMVELVLGFGGSLKAEHGTGRIMAPFVRRQYGDELYAVMREVKRLFDPRGVLGPGVLLSDDPGSYLHDLKTAPEVEPEVDRCVECGYCEPACPSKDVTLTLRQRIVLCRELRRAEEAGDAELVRELSRDYDYEGVQTCAVDGMCQAACPVSINTGDLVHRLRAESVGRLGQSGWDAAARGWAALTRVGGAALTVADALPAPLVTAASEAARAVLGRDTVPRYDSGLPGGGRRRTPLAADNPVAVFFPACIGTMFGLDGDGDGSTAAFLALCERAGVAVTVPDGIAGMCCGTPWKSKGFTRGHETMAGRVAPALATATRGGVLPVVCDAASCTEGLTALGAGEELRFVDAVAFTAEVLLPRLRVTLPLGSLVLHPTCSTARLGEDAALRALGEAIADEVLVPLDAGCCGFAGDRGLLHPELNASATAREAAEVATTDADAYASANRTCELGLMRAMGRPYRHILELLEESTRP; encoded by the coding sequence ATGGGCTACGGCGTGAACGCCTTCCTCGACGTCGAGACGCCGGTCGACATCCTGACGCGCCTGCTGATCGGCAGCGAGGGCACTCTCGGGTTCGTGGCCGAGGCGACCTTCCGCACGGTGCCGCTGCTTCCGGCGACGACCGCGCTCGCGGTGTTCCCGATGCTGCGCGAGGCGACGGCTGCGCTGCCAGCGCTGGTCGGCACGGGCCTCGCCACGATCGAGCTGATAGATGCGACCTCCCTCCGGCTCGCGCAGCGCGCCGCCGATGCTCCCGCCGCCCTCGCCGCGCTGCCGGTCGACCAGCACGCGGCTTTTCTGATCGAGTTCCTGGGGGCCGACGCCGCCGAAGCCGAGCGTCAGCGCGTCGCCGCCGCGGATGTGCTCGGCGCGCTCGACCTGGCCACCCCACTGCGGTTCACCACCGATGCCGGCGAGCGGGCCGCCCTCTGGCACATCCGCAAGGGTCTCTACACGACCGTCGCGGAGGCCCGCCCGGCGGGGACGACCGCGCTCCTGGAAGACATCGTGGTGCCCGTCCCCGCGCTCCTCGGCACTTGCGCGGGACTTGCGGAGCTGTTCGAGAAGCACGGCTACGAGGACAGCGTGATCTTCGGCCACGCGAAGGACGGCAACATCCACTTCATGCTCGGCGAGCGTCTCGGCGACCCGGAGGGCGTTCGCCGGTACCGGGAGTTCACCGACGAGATGGTGGAGCTCGTGCTCGGCTTCGGCGGCTCGCTCAAGGCCGAGCACGGCACCGGCCGGATCATGGCGCCCTTTGTCCGCCGCCAGTACGGCGACGAACTCTACGCCGTCATGCGAGAGGTCAAGCGCCTGTTCGACCCGCGCGGCGTCCTCGGCCCGGGCGTCCTCCTCAGCGACGACCCCGGCTCCTATCTGCACGACCTCAAGACCGCGCCGGAGGTCGAGCCCGAGGTCGACCGCTGCGTCGAGTGCGGCTACTGCGAACCGGCCTGCCCGTCGAAGGATGTGACCCTCACCCTGCGGCAGCGCATCGTGCTTTGTCGCGAACTGCGCCGGGCGGAGGAGGCCGGCGACGCGGAACTGGTGCGCGAGCTCTCCCGCGACTACGACTACGAGGGTGTCCAGACCTGCGCGGTCGATGGCATGTGCCAGGCCGCGTGCCCGGTCTCGATCAACACCGGCGACCTGGTGCACCGGCTGCGCGCGGAGTCCGTGGGACGCCTCGGGCAGTCCGGCTGGGATGCCGCCGCGCGCGGCTGGGCTGCGCTCACCCGCGTCGGCGGCGCAGCGTTGACCGTCGCGGACGCGCTACCCGCGCCCCTGGTCACCGCGGCGAGCGAAGCCGCGCGCGCGGTGCTCGGGCGCGACACCGTCCCACGCTACGATTCCGGCTTGCCCGGCGGCGGCCGCCGCCGCACGCCCTTGGCGGCCGACAACCCCGTCGCCGTGTTCTTCCCGGCTTGCATCGGCACGATGTTCGGCCTGGACGGCGACGGCGACGGCTCGACCGCGGCGTTCCTCGCCCTCTGCGAGCGCGCGGGCGTCGCGGTGACGGTGCCCGACGGCATTGCCGGGATGTGCTGCGGCACGCCGTGGAAGTCGAAGGGCTTCACCCGCGGCCACGAGACGATGGCCGGCCGCGTCGCCCCGGCCCTCGCCACGGCCACGCGCGGCGGCGTGCTGCCGGTGGTGTGCGACGCCGCCTCCTGCACCGAGGGGCTCACGGCGCTCGGGGCCGGGGAGGAGCTGCGCTTCGTGGACGCGGTGGCCTTCACCGCCGAGGTGCTGCTCCCGCGTTTGCGCGTGACCCTCCCGCTCGGCTCCCTGGTGCTGCACCCGACCTGTTCGACCGCCCGCCTCGGCGAGGACGCCGCCCTGCGCGCGCTCGGCGAGGCCATCGCGGACGAGGTGCTGGTGCCGCTCGACGCCGGATGCTGCGGCTTCGCGGGTGACCGTGGCCTGCTGCACCCCGAACTCAACGCGTCGGCGACTGCCCGGGAGGCGGCGGAGGTGGCCACCACCGACGCGGACGCCTACGCGTCGGCCAACCGGACCTGCGAGCTCGGTCTCATGCGGGCCATGGGGAGGCCGTACCGGCACATCCTGGAACTGCTGGAGGAGTCCACCCGGCCGTGA
- a CDS encoding S8/S53 family peptidase has translation MVKIDVDPVASYTGGVKGLAATSPEVTGKKLSLSDPAVKAYLGYVDQKMTAATAAIHKAMPSVSVMSTYGVTYGGLVVTVPARDAKALLAVPGVAAVQNDSVRKLPTAVTDAPVAVPSPPSTAAPNSSAAASSARLATDKASPLGDGSSTFIGADAAWPSLGGRDRAGAGVIVGDIDTGIWPENPMLADHGLPAPAGGPGSASSATAAMRRSCATTNWWGHTPSSTPTVK, from the coding sequence ATGGTCAAGATCGACGTGGACCCCGTGGCTTCCTACACCGGCGGTGTGAAGGGACTCGCCGCGACGAGCCCGGAGGTCACCGGGAAGAAGCTTTCTCTCTCAGACCCAGCGGTCAAGGCGTATCTCGGATACGTCGATCAAAAGATGACGGCCGCAACGGCCGCGATCCACAAGGCGATGCCATCGGTGTCCGTTATGTCCACCTATGGGGTCACGTATGGCGGCCTTGTCGTCACAGTGCCCGCGCGTGACGCGAAGGCGCTGCTCGCGGTGCCGGGAGTCGCTGCGGTGCAGAACGATTCGGTGCGGAAACTGCCCACCGCGGTGACGGACGCCCCCGTCGCTGTGCCTTCCCCGCCATCCACTGCGGCACCGAACTCCTCCGCTGCGGCATCGAGCGCGCGACTGGCCACGGACAAAGCATCGCCGCTCGGCGACGGCTCCTCCACCTTCATCGGCGCCGACGCCGCGTGGCCCTCTCTCGGCGGACGCGACAGGGCCGGCGCCGGAGTGATCGTGGGCGACATCGACACGGGTATCTGGCCGGAGAATCCGATGCTCGCCGATCATGGGCTTCCCGCGCCAGCCGGTGGCCCTGGAAGTGCGAGTTCGGCGACGGCGGCGATGCGGCGTTCCTGTGCAACCACAAACTGGTGGGGGCATACGCCTTCCTCGACACCTACCGTAAAATGA
- a CDS encoding RCC1 domain-containing protein, translating to MLTSTTLLVHTADNQVFFIYSQSSMPSALREAGGFSGTVTKVHSRDGMYYVETTEGVFYAGAGFGGSTVERMRKLPGSEGATSLTVWGENHSGRRTGGAFVNSAGEIVWFGAVDATSTYLNIGSVPNGVRSMVAGNDSLIALDKLGNLMVRGNAWRGVGAQSAFKTVKQDVADLSGWTRYLNGTINGYAVLGTDGSVWEGFGSNALYFAPEKIQGLDSVVITRVFANDGTYQALASDGSIWSWTGNNDWVQTGYGRISAAAKSSLPDGFMVSDFLSRGYHVWSNNTYWGWGLAFGQTTCALA from the coding sequence ATGCTTACTTCAACAACCTTACTGGTACACACCGCGGACAACCAGGTGTTCTTCATCTACAGCCAGAGCAGTATGCCGTCTGCGCTTCGCGAGGCAGGGGGCTTCTCTGGCACTGTCACAAAGGTCCACTCGCGGGATGGCATGTACTACGTGGAGACCACGGAGGGTGTGTTCTACGCGGGCGCCGGTTTCGGCGGGTCCACGGTCGAGAGGATGCGCAAGCTGCCGGGCAGCGAGGGGGCGACCTCGCTGACGGTGTGGGGCGAGAACCACAGCGGCCGGCGCACCGGCGGCGCGTTCGTGAACTCTGCCGGCGAGATCGTCTGGTTCGGTGCCGTGGACGCCACCTCGACGTATCTCAACATCGGCTCGGTTCCGAACGGGGTGCGCAGCATGGTGGCGGGCAATGACAGCCTGATCGCGCTGGACAAGCTGGGCAATCTGATGGTCCGCGGCAACGCCTGGCGGGGCGTGGGCGCGCAGAGTGCGTTCAAGACGGTCAAGCAGGATGTCGCCGACCTCTCCGGCTGGACCCGCTACCTCAACGGCACGATCAACGGGTACGCGGTGCTCGGCACCGACGGTTCCGTGTGGGAAGGCTTCGGAAGCAACGCGCTGTACTTCGCTCCGGAGAAGATCCAGGGCCTGGACTCGGTTGTGATCACCCGCGTCTTCGCCAACGACGGCACCTACCAGGCGCTGGCCTCGGACGGCTCGATCTGGTCGTGGACCGGCAACAACGACTGGGTGCAGACCGGTTACGGCCGCATCAGCGCTGCGGCCAAATCCTCTCTCCCGGACGGGTTCATGGTGAGCGACTTCCTCTCCCGGGGATACCACGTCTGGAGCAACAACACCTACTGGGGCTGGGGCCTCGCGTTCGGTCAGACGACCTGCGCCCTCGCCTGA
- a CDS encoding L-serine ammonia-lyase gives MTAYVSAFDLFSIGIGPSSSHTVGPLRAAKAFADRLIADGTLDRVDRVTCTLYGSLGSTGIGHGTPDAVVAGLRGVEPEHCEPEDVRGAWPGPGTGEATLRLAGARDIPFGREDIAFEPRTRLPGHPNALTLRAWGRSAGGGRAPLPVHEETYYSIGGGFIRRDGEEAALAAQAPHPLPYGTAAELLGICERLGIPICEVARRNEEALHGADATDERLDLIWAAMAECVARGLAGGGTLPGGLGVKRRAAAVREHLERVQDDPGRATSLEWLHAFALAVNEENASGGLVVTAPTNGAAGIVPAVAHYYLRFVPGASPDGIRRYLLTATAIGSLFKTNASISGAEGGCQAEVGSACAMAAGALCAVLGGTPRQAENAAEIAMEHHLGLTCDPVGGLVQIPCIERNAIAASTAVSAARLALHGDGSHLVSLDTAIETMRQTGLDMSTKYKETSEGGLAVNVVEC, from the coding sequence GTGACAGCGTATGTCTCCGCTTTCGACCTGTTCTCGATCGGGATCGGCCCCTCGAGCTCTCACACCGTCGGGCCGCTCCGGGCGGCGAAGGCGTTCGCCGACCGGCTGATCGCGGACGGGACGCTCGACCGGGTCGACCGGGTGACCTGCACCCTGTACGGCTCCCTCGGCTCGACCGGGATCGGGCACGGGACGCCGGATGCCGTGGTCGCCGGGCTCCGCGGGGTCGAACCCGAGCACTGCGAGCCGGAGGACGTGCGCGGAGCGTGGCCGGGTCCCGGCACGGGAGAGGCGACGCTGCGGCTGGCGGGCGCGCGGGACATCCCGTTCGGCCGGGAGGACATCGCCTTCGAGCCCCGCACCCGCCTGCCCGGGCACCCCAACGCGCTGACGCTCCGGGCGTGGGGCCGGTCGGCGGGAGGCGGACGCGCACCGCTGCCCGTACACGAGGAGACCTACTACTCGATCGGCGGCGGCTTCATCCGGCGCGATGGCGAGGAGGCGGCGCTGGCCGCGCAGGCCCCGCACCCGCTCCCCTACGGCACCGCCGCGGAGCTGCTCGGGATCTGCGAGCGGCTCGGCATCCCGATCTGCGAGGTGGCGCGGCGGAACGAGGAGGCGCTGCACGGCGCCGACGCCACGGACGAGCGGCTGGACCTCATCTGGGCGGCGATGGCGGAGTGCGTCGCGCGCGGGCTCGCGGGCGGCGGGACGCTGCCCGGCGGCCTCGGCGTGAAGCGACGGGCGGCCGCGGTGCGGGAACACCTCGAGCGCGTTCAGGACGACCCGGGCCGTGCGACCTCGTTGGAGTGGTTGCACGCGTTCGCGCTCGCGGTGAACGAGGAGAACGCCTCCGGCGGGCTGGTCGTGACGGCGCCGACGAACGGCGCAGCGGGGATCGTTCCAGCGGTCGCCCACTACTACCTGCGGTTCGTTCCGGGGGCGTCGCCCGACGGCATCCGCCGCTATCTGCTGACGGCGACGGCGATCGGCTCGCTCTTCAAGACCAACGCGTCGATCTCGGGCGCGGAGGGCGGGTGCCAGGCCGAGGTTGGCTCGGCCTGCGCGATGGCGGCGGGGGCGCTGTGCGCTGTGCTCGGCGGGACGCCGCGGCAGGCGGAGAACGCCGCGGAGATCGCGATGGAGCACCACCTGGGGTTGACCTGCGATCCCGTCGGCGGGCTGGTGCAGATCCCGTGCATCGAGCGCAATGCGATCGCCGCCTCCACCGCGGTGTCGGCCGCGCGGCTGGCCCTGCACGGCGACGGCTCGCACCTCGTCTCGCTGGACACCGCGATCGAGACCATGCGGCAGACCGGCCTCGACATGTCCACCAAGTACAAGGAGACCAGCGAGGGCGGTCTCGCGGTGAACGTCGTCGAGTGCTGA
- a CDS encoding DMT family transporter, translating to MSWIVLILSGVLEAVWATALGKSAGLTRLWPTVLFAVALAASMAGLAVAMRTIPTGTAYVVWVGIGAALTVLFAMVSGGEGLSVVKLLLIAGLVGCVIGLKLAH from the coding sequence GTGTCCTGGATCGTCCTCATCCTCTCCGGTGTCCTCGAAGCGGTCTGGGCCACCGCCCTCGGAAAATCAGCCGGCCTAACCCGCCTCTGGCCGACCGTCCTCTTCGCCGTGGCCCTCGCCGCCTCGATGGCGGGCCTCGCCGTCGCCATGCGGACCATCCCCACCGGCACGGCGTACGTCGTCTGGGTCGGCATCGGCGCAGCGCTGACCGTGCTCTTCGCGATGGTGTCCGGCGGGGAGGGGCTGTCGGTTGTGAAGCTGCTGCTCATCGCCGGGCTCGTCGGCTGCGTCATCGGCCTGAAGCTGGCGCACTGA
- a CDS encoding S8 family serine peptidase, which translates to MPYAAGISVNASAGNSGPDAGTVDNVGPWVTTVGASTLDKTYTSTLTLTAADGASYRKAGKTLTQGVEPSPVVLASAVSGYEGGAECTAPFAAGTLTGKVVACARDVNNRTDKSWNALQGGAAGMILYNSVASDTEADSHFVRAIHLDGPNDDLVSFLKAHPDATATWDAGKLLKATGDTMAGFSSRGPNGDFLKPDVTTPGVDILAGVPTSQGDPSSGPSGEQYAVWSGTSMSAPHATGVSVLVKAAHPSWTPGQIKSALMTSSVQSVVNPDGSAAGVFQRGAGSIRANRALSPTLTISETAAKFATGLTDRLSRINLNLPSVSVDPLPGAAVVKRTVMNVTSSWQSFSVTAKGQTASPSGCPRRGSRSPRERAAN; encoded by the coding sequence ATGCCGTACGCAGCAGGCATCTCCGTGAACGCCTCCGCTGGCAACTCAGGCCCGGATGCGGGCACTGTCGACAACGTCGGTCCGTGGGTGACGACCGTCGGAGCGTCGACCTTGGACAAAACGTACACCTCGACGCTTACCCTGACTGCTGCCGACGGCGCCTCCTACCGTAAGGCGGGCAAGACGCTCACGCAGGGTGTCGAGCCGAGTCCGGTGGTTCTGGCCTCCGCGGTCTCAGGCTACGAGGGGGGCGCAGAATGCACCGCCCCCTTCGCTGCGGGGACGCTGACAGGCAAAGTTGTTGCCTGTGCAAGAGATGTGAACAACCGAACAGACAAAAGCTGGAACGCCCTGCAGGGCGGCGCGGCCGGGATGATCCTCTATAACTCGGTCGCCAGCGATACGGAGGCCGACAGCCACTTCGTCCGCGCGATCCATCTCGATGGGCCGAACGACGATCTGGTCTCTTTCCTCAAGGCGCACCCGGACGCGACCGCGACCTGGGACGCAGGAAAGCTGCTCAAGGCGACCGGCGACACGATGGCAGGTTTCAGCTCGCGTGGACCGAATGGAGATTTCTTGAAACCCGACGTCACCACCCCCGGTGTGGACATCCTCGCGGGGGTCCCCACGTCGCAAGGTGATCCTTCGTCGGGGCCGAGCGGGGAGCAGTATGCAGTGTGGTCGGGCACGTCGATGTCGGCGCCGCATGCGACGGGGGTGTCGGTGCTGGTGAAGGCGGCGCATCCGAGCTGGACGCCCGGGCAGATCAAGTCGGCGCTCATGACGTCGTCCGTGCAGAGCGTCGTGAACCCCGATGGTTCGGCCGCCGGGGTGTTCCAGCGCGGGGCGGGATCGATCCGCGCGAACAGGGCGCTGTCGCCGACGCTGACGATCAGCGAGACGGCGGCGAAGTTCGCCACCGGTTTGACCGATCGGCTCAGCCGCATCAACCTGAACCTCCCGAGTGTCTCCGTCGACCCGCTCCCCGGTGCGGCCGTGGTCAAGCGCACCGTGATGAACGTGACGAGTTCTTGGCAGTCTTTCTCGGTGACGGCGAAGGGGCAGACGGCCTCTCCATCGGGGTGTCCTCGTCGTGGTTCTCGCTCGCCCCGGGAAAGAGCCGCGAACTGA